A section of the Verrucomicrobium sp. GAS474 genome encodes:
- the rpmG gene encoding 50S ribosomal protein L33 — protein MPREHITLECTEAKAEGKPASRYFSTKNKKLTTEKIELMKYNPFLRRHTLHKERK, from the coding sequence ATGCCGCGCGAACACATCACCCTGGAATGCACTGAGGCCAAAGCCGAAGGTAAGCCCGCTTCCCGCTATTTCTCGACGAAGAACAAGAAGCTGACGACGGAAAAGATTGAACTGATGAAGTACAATCCCTTCCTTCGCCGCCACACTCTTCACAAGGAACGGAAGTAA